In Desulfovibrio sp. 86, the following proteins share a genomic window:
- the cfa gene encoding cyclopropane fatty acyl phospholipid synthase: MCESDIKKMLASVDVAIDGPRPWDIQVHNDKLYGRVLRFANLGLGEAYMEGWWDCKALDQFFCKVLRGGLERRFRFTLPVLLELVSYLFRNLQSPDRAHMVAVHHYDFGNDVFEAMLDTSMQYSCAFWQGVDTLEAAQRQKMDMICRKLLLRPGMRVLDIGCGWGGLGRYMAREYGVSVTGVTVSSAQAQYARDHSKGLDVRWLLQDYRSLTGTYDRLVSVGMFEHVGHKNYAVFMDKARSLLARDGLFLLHTIGSNEPHHSVDPWIEKYIFKNGILPSISLLGKCAEGRFVMEDWHNFGADYDKTLVCWANNFIRGRKEGRFQCSELQSRMFLYYLLSCAGAFRARDLQLWQLVLSPGGVAGGYARP; the protein is encoded by the coding sequence ATGTGTGAATCAGACATTAAAAAAATGCTGGCTTCGGTTGATGTTGCCATTGACGGGCCCCGTCCCTGGGATATTCAGGTTCACAACGACAAATTGTATGGCCGCGTTCTGCGCTTTGCCAACCTTGGGCTGGGCGAGGCCTATATGGAAGGCTGGTGGGACTGCAAGGCCCTGGATCAGTTCTTCTGCAAGGTTTTGCGCGGGGGGCTTGAAAGGCGCTTCCGTTTTACCCTGCCTGTCCTGCTTGAGCTTGTCTCCTATCTGTTCCGTAATCTTCAAAGCCCCGACCGCGCGCACATGGTGGCGGTGCATCACTATGATTTCGGCAATGACGTGTTTGAAGCCATGCTCGACACGTCAATGCAGTACAGTTGCGCCTTCTGGCAGGGTGTGGACACGCTTGAGGCGGCGCAGCGGCAGAAGATGGACATGATTTGCCGCAAGCTGCTGCTACGGCCAGGCATGCGCGTTCTCGATATCGGCTGCGGCTGGGGCGGGCTTGGAAGGTATATGGCCCGCGAGTATGGCGTAAGCGTTACCGGCGTGACGGTTTCCAGTGCCCAGGCCCAATATGCGCGCGACCACAGCAAAGGCCTGGACGTGCGCTGGCTGTTGCAGGATTACCGTTCCCTGACAGGCACGTATGACCGCCTTGTTTCCGTCGGGATGTTCGAGCATGTGGGGCACAAAAATTATGCCGTCTTTATGGACAAGGCGCGCAGCCTGCTGGCCAGGGACGGTCTTTTTTTGCTGCACACCATCGGCAGCAACGAACCCCACCACAGCGTGGACCCCTGGATTGAAAAGTATATTTTTAAAAACGGCATCCTGCCCAGCATTTCCCTTTTGGGAAAGTGCGCCGAAGGCCGCTTTGTGATGGAAGACTGGCACAACTTTGGCGCGGATTATGACAAAACGCTCGTATGCTGGGCCAACAACTTCATCAGGGGACGAAAGGAAGGCAGATTTCAGTGCAGTGAACTTCAAAGCCGCATGTTTTTGTACTATCTGCTGAGTTGCGCCGGAGCTTTTCGCGCGCGCGACCTGCAACTGTGGCAGCTTGTGCTGAGTCCGGGAGG